One Colias croceus chromosome 7, ilColCroc2.1 genomic window carries:
- the LOC123693131 gene encoding flexible cuticle protein 12-like yields the protein MKSFVVFALCVVAALAAPPTTNDGDAQILRYESDNIGVGPYAYTLETSNGISAQENGQLKNVGSENEALEVRGQFSYPGPDGVLYTVTYVANENGFQPSGAHLPQPPQ from the exons ATGAAATCG TTCGTAGTTTTCGCTCTGTGCGTTGTGGCCGCCCTCGCCGCGCCCCCCACCACCAACGACGGCGATGCCCAGATCCTCAGATACGAGAGCGACAACATCGGAGTCGGCCCCTACGCCTACAC CTTGGAGACATCCAACGGCATCAGCGCCCAAGAGAACGGCCAGCTGAAGAACGTCGGAAGTGAGAATGAGGCTTTGGAAGTCCGCGGTCAATTCTCCTACCCCGGTCCCGACGGTGTCCTCTACACTGTCACCTACGTCGCCAACGAGAACGGTTTCCAGCCCTCCGGCGCCCACCTTCCCCAACCTCCCCAATAA